The following are encoded in a window of Schistocerca cancellata isolate TAMUIC-IGC-003103 unplaced genomic scaffold, iqSchCanc2.1 HiC_scaffold_1150, whole genome shotgun sequence genomic DNA:
- the LOC126159900 gene encoding keratin-associated protein 4-6-like encodes MECSLRMECSLRKECSLRKECSLRKECSLRKECSLRKECSLRKECSLRKECSLRKECSLRKECSLSRECSLRKECSRRKECNLRKECSLRKECSLHKECSLRNYCSLRKVCSLRKECSFRKECSLRKECSLRKECCLRKECCLHKECCLRKECCLRKECCLRKECCLRKECCLRMECCLRMECCLRMECCLGMECCLRMECCLCMECCLCMECCLCMECCLCMECCLCMECCLRKECCLRKECCIRKECCIRKDYFLRKE; translated from the exons atggagtgcagccttcgcatggagtgcagccttcgcaaggagtgcagccttcgcaaggagtgcagccttcgcaaggagtgcagccttcgcaaggagtgcagccttcgcaaggagtgcagccttcgcaaggagtgcagccttcgcaaggagtgcagccttcgcaaggagtgcagccttcgcaag gagtgcagcctaagcagggagtgcagccttcgcaaggagtgcagccgtcgcaaggagtgcaaccttcgcaaggagtgcagccttcgcaaggagtgcagccttcacaaggagtgcagccttcgcaattattgcagccttcgcaaggtgtgcagccttcgcaaggagtgcagctttcgcaaggagtgcagccttcgcaaggagtgcagccttcgcaaggagtgctgccttcgcaaggagtgctgcctccacaaggagtgctgcctccgcaaggagtgctgccttcgcaaggagtgctgccttcgcaaggagtgctgccttcgcaaggagtgctgccttcgcatggagtgctgccttcgcatggagtgctgccttcgcatggagtgctgccttggcatggagtgctgccttcgcatggagtgctgcctttgcatggagtgctgcctttgcatggagtgctgcctttgcatggagtgctgcctttgtatggagtgctgcctttgcatggagtgctgccttcgcaaggagtgctgccttcgcaaggagtgctgcattcgcaaggagtgctgcattcgcaaagattacttccttcgcaaggagtag